A window from Megalobrama amblycephala isolate DHTTF-2021 linkage group LG9, ASM1881202v1, whole genome shotgun sequence encodes these proteins:
- the LOC125275145 gene encoding fucolectin-1-like — translation MAIRVIVFLTLTGLCVADSKETGNLAFGATAVQSTTYPLSGAQNAVDGNRNSIFSRQSCSATNAEKDPWWRVDLLEVYKITRVSITNRGDGFAERINGAQIRIGSCLENNGNNNDLAATVESIPLGETKSFEFQPIAGRYVNIFIPGRTEHLTLCEVEVFAENNTPSYTCVLTQRNLAVGARAVQSSTYQLTIAKNAIDGNKNSIFNLGSCSATNWDKDPWWRVDLLEVYEVTRVSITNRGDGFVERINGAQIRIGNSLENNGNNNELAITVASIPLGETRTFAFKPIKGRFVNIFIPGRNEHLTLCEVEVFSD, via the exons ATGGCCATCCGTGTGATTGTGTTTCTAACACTTACTGGACTGTGCGTCGCTGATTCCAAAG aaACAGGGAATCTTGCTTTTGGAGCCACAGCTGTCCAGTCTACCACATACCCTCTATCGGGAGCTCAAAATGCAGTTGATGGCAACAGGAATTCAATTTTCAGTCGACAATCATGCAGTGCGACTAATGCAGAAAAGGACCCCTGGTGGAGAGTTGACTTGCTGGAAGTCTACAAGATAACCAGGGTTAGCATCACTAATCGTGGAGATGGTTTTGCAGAAAGAATAAATGGTGCTCAGATCCGTATCGGCAGCTGCTTGGAAAATAATGGCAACAATAATGATCT AGCTGCGACTGTTGAGTCCATCCCACTTGGAGAGACAAAATCATTTGAGTTTCAGCCTATTGCAGGGCGATATGTCAACATTTTCATACCTGGGCGCACTGAACATCTCACACTGTGTGAAGTCGAGGTGTTTGCAG aaaACAACACACCGTCATACACTTGTGTTCTAACCCAAA GGAATCTTGCTGTTGGAGCCAGAGCTGTCCAGTCTTCCACATATCAATTAACCATTGCTAAGAATGCTATTGATGGCAACAAGAATTCAATTTTCAATCTTGGGTCATGCAGTGCGACTAATTGGGACAAGGACCCCTGGTGGAGAGTTGACTTATTGGAAGTCTATGAGGTAACCAGGGTTAGCATCACTAATCGTGGAGATGGTTTTGTAGAGAGAATAAATGGTGCTCAGATCCGTATCGGCAACAGCCTGGAAAATAATGGCAACAATAATGAGCT GGCTATAACTGTTGCGTCCATCCCGCTTGGAGAGACAAGAACATTTGCTTTTAAGCCTATTAAGGGGCGGTTTGTCAACATTTTCATACCTGGCCGCAATGAACATCTCACACTGTGTGAGGTTGAGGTGTTTTCAG ATTAA